A window from Elusimicrobiota bacterium encodes these proteins:
- a CDS encoding shikimate kinase, producing MATGKSVVGQLLAHRLGWAFFDTDDLIEKQTGHSIADLFAKGGEPAFRDLEAQTVSLVSLMDKAVIATGGGVPLRKSNMDELERNGRVFLLTASPETLVRRLDLASVPRPLLMGATPLDRVRELLNERRASYSRCQETIETDFLTDQQVADKIADRALKVGLL from the coding sequence ATGGCAACAGGCAAATCCGTGGTGGGCCAGTTGCTGGCCCATCGGTTGGGCTGGGCTTTTTTTGATACAGACGATCTGATTGAAAAACAAACGGGTCATTCGATTGCCGATCTTTTCGCGAAGGGGGGGGAACCCGCCTTCCGTGATTTGGAGGCCCAAACGGTTTCCTTGGTTTCCCTCATGGACAAGGCGGTGATTGCCACGGGGGGCGGCGTGCCTCTTCGAAAATCCAATATGGATGAACTGGAGAGGAATGGGCGGGTTTTCCTTTTGACGGCGTCTCCCGAAACTCTTGTTCGTCGACTGGATTTGGCCTCCGTCCCTCGTCCCCTTCTGATGGGGGCGACTCCCCTTGATCGTGTGCGGGAACTTTTGAACGAACGCCGGGCTTCCTATTCCCGGTGTCAAGAAACCATTGAGACCGACTTTTTAACAGACCAACAGGTTGCGGACAAAATTGCGGATCGAGCTTTAAAGGTGGGGCTCTTGTGA
- the aroB gene encoding 3-dehydroquinate synthase, with protein sequence MKRIRMSLSGGRSPAIVVGARLENMGRALAPLISGRRALVVSSAPIARLYGERLLGGLRKDGFTPTLALIPDGESHKTLAVVQRLYQRALAARLDRGSVLMALGGGVVGDVAGFVAATYMRGIPFVQCPTTLLAMVDASIGGKTGVDLPQGKNLVGAFWQPIGVWMDLTTLTTLPDRQWRTGLAEIIKYGIIADPEILEILEKIDLPVLKKNMRVLESLVARSAAIKADVVSKDEKELSGVRATLNLGHTFGHAIESVSGYRAYTHGEAVAIGLCAAARLGERLGTFPLNAIPRVESLVARWGLPTRVHRRLPRSKILAAMARDKKTVDGGFRFVVPVGMGRAKVVAQVPRDDVFQTLTEVGL encoded by the coding sequence GTGAAACGAATTCGAATGTCATTGAGCGGGGGCCGGAGTCCTGCAATTGTGGTGGGGGCTCGATTGGAAAATATGGGCCGCGCGTTGGCTCCTCTTATTTCCGGACGGCGCGCCCTGGTTGTTAGCTCGGCTCCCATCGCGCGACTTTATGGGGAGCGCCTGTTGGGAGGACTTCGTAAGGACGGTTTTACCCCCACGCTCGCCCTGATTCCAGATGGCGAATCCCACAAAACATTGGCTGTGGTCCAACGGCTTTACCAAAGGGCTCTGGCGGCTCGTTTGGATCGGGGATCGGTGTTGATGGCACTGGGCGGTGGAGTGGTTGGGGATGTGGCTGGGTTTGTGGCGGCCACCTATATGCGGGGGATTCCCTTTGTTCAGTGCCCCACCACTCTGTTGGCGATGGTGGACGCTTCGATCGGTGGGAAAACGGGGGTGGACCTTCCCCAAGGGAAAAACCTCGTGGGGGCCTTTTGGCAACCGATAGGTGTTTGGATGGATCTCACCACATTGACGACGTTGCCCGACCGGCAGTGGCGTACCGGTCTCGCCGAAATTATTAAATACGGGATCATCGCGGACCCTGAAATCCTTGAGATTTTGGAAAAAATTGATCTCCCTGTTTTAAAAAAGAACATGCGCGTTTTGGAATCCTTGGTGGCCCGTTCGGCGGCCATTAAGGCGGATGTGGTATCCAAAGATGAGAAGGAACTGAGCGGTGTTCGGGCGACGTTAAACTTGGGACATACGTTTGGCCACGCGATTGAGTCCGTTTCCGGATACCGGGCCTATACCCATGGAGAAGCGGTGGCCATTGGTTTGTGTGCCGCGGCGCGGTTGGGGGAGCGTCTGGGCACGTTTCCCTTAAACGCTATTCCAAGGGTGGAATCTCTCGTGGCGCGGTGGGGCCTTCCGACCCGCGTTCATCGGCGTTTGCCCCGGTCGAAAATTTTGGCCGCCATGGCACGAGACAAGAAAACCGTGGATGGTGGATTTCGCTTTGTGGTCCCTGTTGGAATGGGCCGGGCCAAAGTGGTGGCCCAGGTTCCCCGGGACGATGTGTTTCAGACGTTAACGGAGGTCGGGTTATGA
- a CDS encoding aminopeptidase P family protein, with protein MRIPKGTLPAAVFRERRERLLEVFDRKKIDAYFFSSVADLYYLTGFHSEGFYGLVTGKGTWLFASALLAGQVRENAPGCRLVIGKRLSFAVADLAKKYRLKTLGFDADQLNFRLGDVLKKKGLAPCPNPLEELRAIKGEEELNLLRKACQITAQSVAFIKPRLRPGMTEKEMAWAIEQQFVKRGAHGLGFDLIAAVGVHTSLPHHIPGDAILKANTPVLFDVGCRVGAYRSDLTRSFFYGKIPSSYRRIFDVVLAAQAAGISKVRPGATGGEVDAATRGVISKAGYGRTFVHSTGHGVGIDIHEPPWIRPKSPDVLAANMLLTVEPGIYLPGRFGVRIEDTLRVSPTGHEILTQV; from the coding sequence ATGAGAATTCCCAAAGGCACGCTTCCCGCGGCGGTGTTTCGTGAACGGCGGGAAAGGTTGCTGGAAGTTTTTGATCGAAAAAAAATTGACGCCTATTTTTTCTCTAGCGTGGCGGACCTGTATTACCTGACGGGGTTTCATTCGGAGGGATTTTACGGGTTGGTGACGGGGAAGGGCACTTGGCTTTTCGCCTCCGCCCTTTTGGCGGGGCAAGTTCGTGAAAACGCTCCGGGGTGTCGGTTGGTGATCGGCAAACGCCTTTCGTTCGCTGTGGCGGATCTTGCTAAAAAATACCGCCTTAAAACCCTGGGGTTTGACGCGGATCAACTGAATTTTCGTTTGGGGGATGTGTTGAAGAAGAAAGGTTTGGCCCCTTGTCCCAATCCCTTAGAAGAACTCCGGGCCATTAAGGGGGAAGAAGAGCTAAACCTCCTTCGGAAGGCCTGTCAGATTACCGCTCAGTCCGTTGCTTTTATCAAACCCCGTCTTCGCCCCGGGATGACCGAGAAAGAAATGGCCTGGGCCATCGAACAGCAATTTGTTAAGCGGGGCGCTCACGGGCTCGGGTTTGATCTGATTGCCGCGGTGGGGGTTCATACGTCTCTCCCCCATCACATCCCGGGAGACGCGATCTTGAAGGCCAACACCCCGGTTCTGTTCGACGTGGGATGCCGCGTGGGGGCCTATCGGTCCGACTTGACCCGCTCGTTCTTTTACGGTAAAATTCCTTCGAGTTACCGACGGATCTTTGACGTTGTTTTGGCGGCTCAGGCCGCAGGTATTTCGAAAGTGCGGCCGGGGGCCACCGGAGGTGAAGTGGACGCCGCCACCCGGGGCGTTATTTCCAAGGCAGGTTACGGGCGGACCTTTGTTCACAGCACGGGCCATGGGGTGGGTATCGATATTCATGAACCCCCTTGGATTCGGCCCAAAAGCCCAGACGTTCTTGCGGCCAATATGCTCTTGACCGTTGAACCGGGGATCTATTTGCCGGGCCGGTTTGGGGTTCGGATTGAAGACACGCTTCGTGTTTCTCCCACCGGACACGAAATACTGACACAAGTTTAA
- the efp gene encoding elongation factor P: MISTSDMGNGTVFEHEGVVYQIVWFQHHKPGKGGAMLRVKIRNVRTGATIERTFKSGERFKELSLSRKPMQYLYAEGDNFTFMDPKTFDQVPVPKEKLGDSHRFLTENMDVQALYLEEEFLGVDLPTSVALKVESTVPGVKGDSVSNMVKPATLENKMEVMVPLFIKEGESILVDTRTSEYLSRV, encoded by the coding sequence ATGATCAGTACATCGGATATGGGGAACGGCACTGTTTTTGAACATGAGGGTGTCGTCTATCAGATCGTTTGGTTTCAGCACCACAAACCCGGGAAGGGAGGTGCTATGCTCCGGGTGAAAATTCGGAACGTCCGAACGGGTGCCACGATTGAGCGCACCTTTAAGTCGGGTGAGCGGTTTAAGGAACTCTCCCTCTCACGGAAACCCATGCAGTACCTTTACGCGGAAGGGGACAATTTTACATTTATGGATCCCAAAACCTTCGATCAGGTTCCCGTGCCGAAAGAAAAATTGGGTGACTCCCATCGATTCCTTACGGAAAACATGGACGTGCAGGCTCTTTACCTTGAAGAAGAATTTTTAGGTGTGGATCTTCCCACCAGCGTGGCTTTAAAGGTGGAAAGCACTGTCCCAGGGGTGAAAGGTGATTCCGTGTCCAACATGGTGAAGCCGGCCACTCTGGAAAACAAGATGGAAGTGATGGTCCCTCTTTTTATTAAAGAAGGGGAGTCCATCCTGGTGGACACCCGAACCAGCGAATATTTGAGCCGCGTATGA
- a CDS encoding acetyl-CoA carboxylase biotin carboxyl carrier protein (composes the biotin carboxyl carrier protein subunit of the acetyl-CoA carboxylase complex, the enzyme that catalyzes the carboxylation of acetyl-CoA to malonyl-CoA, which in turn controls the rate of fatty acid metabolism) translates to MKNRVNGEEAPPTLEELLAFAAESGLSEVIWEKEGRRLAFKRTLAPVVPAPTDLSLEKSAPLEPLVHPVKSPMVGTFFRAPKGRPPLVVEGDEVSPGQRLGMVEAMQVPKDVVADVKGRIVRVLVENAHSVEYGQPLFEIEKSEGA, encoded by the coding sequence ATGAAAAACCGCGTGAACGGAGAAGAAGCGCCTCCGACGTTAGAGGAATTGCTCGCATTTGCCGCTGAGTCGGGGTTGTCTGAAGTGATATGGGAAAAGGAGGGGCGGCGTCTGGCGTTTAAGAGGACGTTGGCGCCGGTGGTTCCCGCACCGACCGATTTGTCTTTGGAGAAATCTGCCCCTCTGGAGCCGTTGGTCCATCCCGTCAAATCCCCCATGGTGGGGACTTTTTTCCGTGCACCGAAAGGCCGGCCTCCCCTTGTGGTGGAAGGCGATGAGGTGTCGCCGGGTCAACGGCTGGGGATGGTGGAAGCCATGCAGGTCCCGAAAGATGTCGTGGCCGACGTGAAGGGCCGAATCGTTCGTGTTTTGGTGGAAAACGCGCATTCGGTGGAATACGGTCAACCACTTTTTGAGATCGAAAAATCCGAGGGGGCCTGA